From the Pedobacter cryoconitis genome, one window contains:
- a CDS encoding SRPBCC domain-containing protein, translating into MTKREAVFSKDMENKKVSVVRLFDAPLEQVWKAWTTAEILDLWWAPKPYKAETGLMDFREGGQWLYCMVSPEGAKTWCRVDYHTIDSQKSITSVVVFCDEQGNENPDFPKVYWKKQFSQPDSSTTQVDVEISFDQTADMEMLLKMGFEGGFTAGLNNLDEYLENL; encoded by the coding sequence ATGACAAAAAGAGAAGCAGTCTTTTCAAAGGACATGGAAAACAAAAAAGTTAGCGTAGTCAGGTTATTTGACGCCCCATTGGAGCAGGTATGGAAAGCCTGGACAACGGCAGAAATTCTTGATTTGTGGTGGGCTCCCAAACCCTACAAAGCGGAAACCGGGCTTATGGATTTTCGCGAAGGCGGACAATGGCTTTACTGTATGGTAAGCCCTGAAGGTGCAAAAACATGGTGCAGGGTAGATTATCATACCATTGATTCCCAAAAGAGCATCACCAGTGTAGTTGTATTTTGCGATGAACAGGGCAATGAAAATCCGGACTTTCCAAAAGTATACTGGAAAAAACAATTCAGTCAGCCAGACAGCAGCACTACGCAGGTAGACGTCGAAATCAGTTTTGATCAAACAGCTGATATGGAAATGCTCCTGAAAATGGGCTTCGAAGGTGGATTTACAGCAGGCTTGAATAATCTTGATGAATACCTTGAAAATTTATAA
- a CDS encoding Crp/Fnr family transcriptional regulator → MLQENLISFFKNTNLVSAAAAVEIAAHFTRKTISKNQLQLTAGKICDEYLFLEKGYMRAFAHDTEGNEVTTNFYTQGQLIFEVSSFFNRTRSQENIQALTDCEGWAINYEQLNDLFHTLPEFREFGRSVLVKGFAALKIRTLAMITETAEERYEQLLATNPEIFQHAPLKNIASYLGVTDTSLSRIRKELAKKR, encoded by the coding sequence ATGCTTCAGGAAAATCTGATCAGCTTCTTCAAAAACACGAACCTGGTTTCTGCTGCTGCCGCTGTTGAAATTGCAGCTCACTTTACCAGAAAAACCATCTCTAAAAATCAATTACAGCTTACAGCCGGTAAAATATGTGATGAATATTTATTCCTCGAAAAAGGATATATGCGCGCATTTGCGCATGATACGGAAGGCAATGAAGTAACAACAAATTTTTATACACAAGGACAACTGATATTTGAAGTTTCTTCCTTTTTTAACCGCACCAGATCTCAGGAAAATATCCAGGCATTAACAGATTGTGAAGGCTGGGCTATCAACTATGAGCAGCTGAATGATCTTTTTCATACGCTCCCGGAATTCAGGGAATTCGGCAGATCAGTTTTGGTTAAAGGGTTTGCAGCATTAAAAATCAGAACATTAGCTATGATTACTGAAACCGCAGAAGAAAGATATGAGCAGCTGTTGGCAACAAATCCAGAAATATTCCAGCATGCGCCTTTGAAAAACATCGCTTCTTATCTTGGCGTTACGGATACTTCTTTAAGCAGGATACGAAAAGAGCTGGCAAAGAAAAGATAA
- a CDS encoding DUF3592 domain-containing protein — protein sequence MYYRIALIFGIILCFASLFILSDSITFLKNSERATGTVTTLELLRDSDGDSYRPIFAIKTKNNGVFIYKHTSSSSPANWKVGEKATFAYDPNEPGSARLFTYFGLFSWTIVLLCTSIYLMVIGAGYQLSKRFLRKL from the coding sequence ATGTACTACCGTATAGCTTTAATCTTTGGCATTATTTTATGCTTTGCATCCTTATTTATTTTAAGTGACTCTATAACGTTCCTGAAAAATAGTGAGCGGGCAACCGGAACAGTAACAACATTAGAATTGTTACGCGATTCTGATGGAGATTCCTACAGACCAATATTTGCTATCAAAACCAAAAACAACGGGGTCTTTATTTATAAACATACCTCATCCAGTTCACCAGCAAACTGGAAAGTTGGAGAAAAGGCTACATTTGCATATGACCCCAACGAACCGGGATCTGCCAGGCTATTTACCTATTTTGGTCTCTTCAGCTGGACAATTGTATTGTTATGCACTTCCATTTATTTAATGGTAATTGGTGCTGGATATCAGCTTTCCAAGCGTTTTTTGCGTAAGTTGTAA
- a CDS encoding DUF3592 domain-containing protein, translating to MIYGIALIIGIILLVYALNALKESITFVKNSVQTIGTVTELEQLSDSDGDTYRPIFTFRIKDNKEYTYTHPVSSSRPGWAVGDQIKFAYDAGHPETARFLSYSSIFNWPVRLLSIALPLIVLGAGYFLFLLCL from the coding sequence ATGATATATGGTATTGCTTTAATCATCGGAATTATTTTGTTAGTTTATGCATTAAATGCGCTGAAAGAATCCATAACGTTTGTAAAAAACAGTGTGCAGACAATTGGTACAGTCACAGAACTTGAACAGTTGAGCGATAGTGACGGGGATACCTACAGGCCAATATTTACATTCAGGATAAAAGACAATAAGGAATATACCTATACCCATCCTGTATCAAGTTCCCGCCCAGGCTGGGCTGTTGGTGATCAGATTAAATTCGCATATGATGCTGGTCATCCGGAAACTGCAAGATTCCTTTCCTATTCCAGTATTTTCAATTGGCCGGTCAGATTACTATCAATTGCATTGCCATTAATTGTATTAGGTGCAGGGTATTTCCTGTTTTTACTTTGCTTGTGA
- a CDS encoding alpha/beta fold hydrolase produces MSEQLKYDRRRFLSAAAITIAAGPLVMLSGAATAQAVQSAADFQITTSGTNNSFGEIKQINAGVLNVGYAEAGPKEGQPVILLHGWPYDIHSFEAVAPLLAAKGYRVIVPYLRGHGTTSFLDKKTFRNGQQSVVAQDIISFMDALKINQAILAGYDWGARTACIIAALWPERCKAIVSVNGYLINNLERNKLPLPPKAEWGWWYQYYFATERGRAGYEANRNDFAKLIWKNVSPKWNFDEATFERTAAAFNNPDYIAIVIHNYRWRLSLADGDPQFDILEKRLAEGPVISVPAITLDGDADGVAPATDGTAYAKKFSGKRTHKIIKGAGHNLPQEAPQAFADAVIEVDSYN; encoded by the coding sequence ATGTCAGAACAACTTAAATATGATCGTCGCCGTTTCTTAAGTGCGGCCGCGATCACTATCGCAGCCGGTCCGCTCGTTATGCTTAGTGGCGCAGCAACAGCACAAGCTGTTCAATCAGCAGCAGATTTCCAGATCACGACCAGCGGAACAAATAATTCATTTGGCGAAATAAAGCAGATCAACGCCGGTGTGCTGAATGTTGGATATGCAGAAGCAGGCCCTAAAGAAGGTCAGCCTGTCATCCTGCTGCATGGCTGGCCATATGATATTCACAGTTTCGAAGCTGTTGCTCCTTTACTCGCGGCAAAAGGTTACCGGGTGATCGTCCCGTATTTACGTGGTCATGGCACAACAAGTTTTCTGGATAAAAAAACGTTCAGGAATGGTCAGCAGTCTGTAGTTGCCCAGGATATTATTTCCTTTATGGATGCACTTAAAATTAATCAGGCAATCCTGGCTGGTTATGATTGGGGAGCAAGAACAGCTTGTATTATTGCTGCACTCTGGCCAGAACGTTGTAAGGCAATCGTGTCAGTGAATGGCTACCTGATTAACAATTTAGAACGCAACAAATTACCATTGCCGCCAAAGGCCGAATGGGGCTGGTGGTATCAATATTATTTTGCAACCGAACGTGGCCGGGCTGGTTATGAGGCAAACCGGAATGATTTCGCCAAACTGATCTGGAAAAATGTTTCTCCGAAATGGAATTTTGACGAGGCTACATTCGAACGTACTGCAGCAGCATTTAATAATCCGGATTACATTGCAATTGTCATCCATAATTATCGCTGGAGATTAAGTCTTGCTGATGGTGATCCGCAGTTCGATATACTGGAAAAAAGACTTGCTGAAGGACCGGTAATTTCCGTACCCGCAATTACGCTTGATGGTGATGCTGATGGAGTTGCCCCGGCCACAGATGGCACAGCTTATGCTAAAAAATTCTCTGGTAAACGTACGCACAAAATTATCAAAGGCGCAGGACATAATCTACCACAGGAAGCCCCTCAGGCATTTGCTGATGCTGTTATTGAAGTTGACAGCTATAATTGA
- a CDS encoding DUF1223 domain-containing protein — MKTSAMTICFMITILSLTACGQHKGAAKNDIVKTDGKGFAVLELFTSEGCSSCPPADELLAKIQKEVKDKPVYLLAYHVDYWDRQGWKDIFSNADYSKRQVQYGNWLNNPQIYTPQAIINGKSEFVGSEESQIRLAILKQLAINSETTLTLQAKQSEKEVQVNYQTTGAPKGSVLALAILQKNAQSKVVRGENAGRELSHVQIVRKLQSNSLSATGNGIVTIALPKDFNAQDFEILGLIQDKDKGGILGAAKASLVRNHD, encoded by the coding sequence ATGAAAACTTCAGCAATGACAATCTGCTTCATGATCACCATTCTATCTCTTACTGCATGTGGTCAGCATAAAGGAGCTGCTAAAAATGACATCGTAAAAACTGATGGAAAAGGTTTTGCCGTATTAGAGTTATTCACATCCGAAGGCTGTTCAAGTTGTCCGCCTGCCGATGAGCTTCTGGCGAAAATACAAAAAGAAGTAAAGGATAAACCTGTTTACTTACTAGCTTATCACGTTGATTATTGGGACAGACAAGGATGGAAAGATATTTTTAGTAATGCTGATTATTCTAAAAGACAGGTACAATATGGAAATTGGTTGAATAACCCGCAAATTTATACTCCGCAAGCAATTATAAACGGGAAGTCTGAATTTGTAGGGTCTGAAGAATCCCAGATCCGCCTTGCAATTTTAAAACAACTGGCTATCAATTCAGAGACTACATTGACCCTTCAGGCAAAGCAGTCAGAAAAGGAAGTTCAGGTAAATTATCAGACTACAGGCGCACCAAAAGGAAGTGTTTTGGCTCTTGCTATCCTGCAAAAGAATGCACAAAGTAAAGTAGTACGGGGCGAGAATGCGGGACGTGAACTTTCACACGTACAAATCGTTCGCAAATTGCAAAGCAATTCTTTAAGTGCTACAGGAAATGGAATAGTCACTATAGCATTGCCAAAAGATTTTAATGCGCAGGATTTTGAAATATTAGGGTTGATTCAGGATAAAGATAAGGGTGGGATTTTGGGCGCAGCTAAAGCCTCTTTAGTTCGTAATCATGATTAA
- a CDS encoding transcriptional regulator: protein MEENEYQRAELVGNQLTSLLDQTGINVTGLAIATDISVNHLRTIKNGKASISSKTAGKIADFFGVEIDVIFSAKLFKLKKWETIETIKNFYEENVNNPQFFVARQGEESIAYFIKKELIPTMFFAEQREVNYVRKYIKKEYKRDFSSKEISRQLNRLTDSGVLSKEDKTGNKSIYLYKLKSKKGS from the coding sequence ATGGAAGAAAATGAATATCAGAGGGCTGAACTAGTTGGAAATCAGCTTACTTCTTTACTAGACCAAACGGGCATCAACGTTACAGGATTGGCAATTGCAACTGATATATCTGTTAACCATCTTCGCACAATAAAAAATGGAAAAGCCTCTATTTCAAGTAAAACCGCCGGAAAGATAGCAGACTTCTTCGGAGTAGAAATTGATGTGATCTTCTCAGCCAAACTTTTTAAACTCAAAAAATGGGAAACTATAGAGACCATCAAAAATTTCTACGAAGAAAATGTCAACAATCCTCAATTCTTCGTCGCCAGACAAGGAGAAGAAAGTATAGCTTATTTTATAAAAAAGGAATTAATTCCAACGATGTTCTTTGCTGAACAGAGAGAAGTTAATTATGTCAGAAAATATATAAAAAAAGAATATAAACGAGATTTCAGCAGCAAAGAAATCTCAAGACAACTAAACAGGTTAACGGATTCAGGAGTTTTATCTAAAGAAGACAAAACGGGAAATAAAAGTATATACTTATACAAGCTTAAGTCAAAAAAAGGCTCTTAA
- a CDS encoding TlpA family protein disulfide reductase, whose amino-acid sequence MKKTISIIAMATLCLFLSVTAQAQVTKQTYKPVKIGDRIPDVTLTNIYNYKTTKTNLSDFKAKLIILDFWATYCTSCASDFPKTEELQKKYGVEVQFIKVTNQTRAEALPFLEKFYKDKPSIIPSITDDKVFHKLFPHHSIPHYVWLDQSGKVVAATTGNQIKEKYIDRFLNTDTIGNMRVKIDIDTKKPLFIASDLLKNNQLKYYSIFFRGRYYGMNPGFRRINNDSGVQTGVAMTNLSLSIMYSLIMSNLFEQKGQQYQESRSIILVKNPALLIDNDEVEDDDLDERYTYGCNAPDLKNVPLYQYILEDLNRYTNYLGSIEKTKVKCLLLRRKGSADKIKTKGGVSQNTLFSDTESKITNYSLKYFMISLTGLPFIKAPLFDETGYNFNVDISLSKQTSLSGLRKELKAYNLELVEGVRYLDMFVLRDKK is encoded by the coding sequence ATGAAAAAAACGATCTCAATAATCGCTATGGCCACGCTTTGCCTTTTTTTAAGTGTAACAGCTCAGGCTCAGGTAACGAAACAAACTTATAAACCTGTTAAAATAGGGGACAGAATCCCTGATGTAACATTGACTAATATTTATAACTATAAGACTACAAAAACTAATCTTTCTGATTTTAAGGCTAAACTGATTATTCTTGATTTCTGGGCAACTTATTGTACTTCTTGTGCATCTGATTTTCCGAAAACAGAAGAGCTGCAAAAAAAATATGGAGTAGAAGTTCAATTTATTAAAGTGACTAATCAGACAAGGGCAGAGGCATTACCTTTCCTAGAGAAATTTTATAAAGATAAACCATCAATTATTCCATCAATTACTGACGACAAGGTATTTCATAAACTATTTCCTCATCACTCTATCCCACACTATGTGTGGCTGGATCAAAGTGGAAAAGTAGTCGCTGCTACTACTGGTAATCAAATCAAAGAGAAGTATATTGATCGGTTTCTAAATACTGATACAATTGGAAATATGCGTGTCAAAATCGACATAGATACAAAAAAACCACTGTTCATTGCCAGTGACCTATTAAAAAACAACCAATTAAAATATTATTCTATTTTTTTTCGGGGCAGATATTATGGGATGAATCCTGGGTTTAGACGTATAAATAACGACTCGGGTGTTCAAACAGGGGTGGCTATGACTAATTTGTCACTATCAATCATGTATAGCCTGATTATGTCTAACCTCTTTGAGCAAAAGGGACAACAATATCAGGAAAGCAGAAGTATTATTCTGGTAAAGAATCCCGCTTTGTTAATAGATAATGATGAGGTTGAAGATGATGATCTGGATGAACGCTATACTTACGGATGTAATGCACCTGATCTGAAAAATGTTCCTTTGTATCAATATATATTGGAGGATCTGAACCGATATACTAATTACCTGGGAAGTATAGAGAAAACTAAAGTTAAATGTTTGTTATTGAGACGTAAAGGTAGTGCTGATAAGATAAAAACTAAAGGTGGTGTTTCTCAGAATACTCTTTTTTCTGATACAGAGTCTAAAATAACTAATTATTCTCTTAAATATTTCATGATCAGTCTTACTGGTTTGCCTTTTATTAAAGCTCCTTTATTCGATGAAACAGGGTACAATTTCAATGTTGATATTTCTTTATCTAAGCAGACAAGTCTGTCGGGTTTAAGAAAAGAGCTTAAAGCTTATAACCTGGAGTTGGTTGAAGGAGTCAGATACCTTGATATGTTCGTATTAAGGGATAAGAAATAA
- a CDS encoding SusC/RagA family TonB-linked outer membrane protein: MRNLIIIIVLIIFTLSVNGQQKNNGKVISAETGEPLNRVTIKSGSTKNMIYTDENGLFVLLLNSEKDTLECTRVGYRKKRMLVHQGESLLIKMEPLEQILEEVSIVSSGYQKLAKERVTGSFSFIGQKIFNQQVGTTVLSRLEAITNGVFVDRSTVGGRGNLVVRGLSTIRGAKGALIILDNFPYEGNLDNLNPNDIANITVLKDAAATSIWGARAGNGVIVITTKRGKFNQPLTIDFNVNSTIITKPDFGYLNQMSSADFIAVEELLYTKGRYKDDITSINRIGLTPIVELLIRKDKGEISNDFYNAAKADLGRVDIRDQYARYIYQQGLNQQYALSLNGGSARQNWSLATGYDHNSSELDEKYNRFNMRFQNTLRLVKNLELTASMFYTQSKSSSGRPAYGMIRSGTDLYPYARFADDQGNSLPIMKDNRMGYIDTVGKGRLLDWKYYPLEDYKHLVNTVSVSDLLISTGLNYRLINGLFLDVKYQFERQQTNGRNLSDKDSYFARNLVNTYTQLPTAKEIIYKVPKGGVLDLANNVLQSHNLRGQLNYSNNWNKHEVNIIAGGERRDSKTLFDQSRVYGYDDLLMNYGNVDYLTSFPEFKTGTRSYISDNRSLDENVNRFVSAYANGSYTYDGKYTVSMSARSDASNLFGLKANDRWNPLWSAGASWEVSKENFYHLTLLPYLRLRSTYGVSGNVDPYMTAVTTIAYMRNSKYTPSPAAQFRNFFNPDLTWERSAMFNLALDFRFKGNRFSGSIEYFNKRGTNLFGNELIDYTGGIGSIVLKNAASTKGNGMDIEVNTLNIVAGDFSWASNLNTSFYKDQVIDYYLPDMQANNFIRSMPSISGITGKPVFAIYSYKSAGLDPLNGNPRGYVNGTVSDDYLLLTGNTVKLKDLNYHGSALPVFYGSLGNTFTYKGISLAVRFTYKLGYYFRKSSINYGSLISEGIGHADYGARWQKPGDESSTKIPSLVYPNNASRDVFYMGSEVLVDRADHIRLQFVNLSYDLHQDKMKFLPFKSMSIYINAANLGLIWTANKDNLDPDYQMPNVLKPSKTFSLGIRANLN, translated from the coding sequence ATGAGGAACTTAATCATAATCATAGTGTTGATCATTTTCACACTTAGTGTTAACGGCCAGCAAAAAAATAATGGAAAGGTGATATCTGCTGAGACTGGTGAACCATTAAACCGGGTGACTATCAAAAGCGGCAGCACAAAAAATATGATTTATACAGATGAAAATGGCTTGTTCGTGCTCTTGCTAAATTCTGAAAAGGATACACTTGAATGCACGCGTGTAGGCTATAGAAAAAAAAGAATGCTTGTCCATCAGGGTGAATCTTTACTTATTAAAATGGAACCTCTTGAACAAATTCTGGAAGAAGTTAGTATTGTTTCATCTGGTTACCAGAAGTTAGCTAAAGAGAGAGTTACTGGTTCTTTTAGTTTTATTGGGCAAAAAATTTTCAATCAGCAGGTAGGGACAACAGTTTTAAGCAGGTTAGAAGCGATAACTAACGGTGTATTTGTGGATAGAAGTACAGTGGGTGGCAGAGGTAATCTGGTTGTAAGGGGACTGAGTACAATTCGCGGAGCTAAAGGTGCTTTGATTATACTTGATAATTTTCCTTATGAAGGCAATCTGGATAACCTGAATCCAAATGATATTGCAAATATCACTGTGCTAAAAGATGCGGCAGCAACTTCCATCTGGGGGGCAAGAGCCGGAAATGGAGTCATTGTGATTACGACTAAAAGAGGGAAATTTAATCAGCCTTTAACTATAGATTTCAATGTAAATAGTACAATTATTACTAAACCTGATTTTGGCTACCTGAACCAAATGTCTTCCGCTGATTTTATAGCAGTAGAAGAATTATTATATACAAAAGGAAGATATAAAGATGATATCACTTCTATCAATAGAATAGGGCTTACCCCGATTGTAGAGTTGTTAATCAGGAAAGATAAGGGGGAAATATCCAACGATTTTTATAACGCTGCAAAAGCTGATTTGGGTAGGGTTGACATAAGAGACCAGTATGCCAGATATATTTATCAGCAAGGTTTAAACCAGCAGTATGCGCTAAGTTTAAATGGAGGTTCAGCCCGCCAAAATTGGAGCTTAGCGACCGGGTATGATCACAATTCTTCTGAATTGGATGAAAAGTATAACCGATTTAATATGCGTTTCCAAAACACATTACGCCTTGTTAAAAATTTAGAGTTAACAGCGTCAATGTTTTATACACAAAGTAAAAGTAGTTCTGGTAGACCAGCGTATGGGATGATCAGGTCTGGTACAGACCTGTATCCCTATGCGCGTTTTGCTGATGATCAGGGTAACTCGCTGCCTATCATGAAGGACAATCGTATGGGATATATTGATACAGTTGGTAAGGGAAGATTGTTGGATTGGAAATATTATCCATTGGAAGATTATAAGCATTTAGTAAATACAGTGTCGGTCAGTGACCTGCTGATTAGTACTGGTTTGAATTACAGGCTGATCAATGGGTTATTTCTGGATGTAAAATATCAATTTGAAAGACAGCAAACAAACGGGAGAAATCTGAGCGATAAGGATAGCTATTTTGCGAGGAATCTGGTGAATACTTACACGCAGCTTCCTACTGCAAAAGAGATAATTTATAAGGTTCCAAAGGGCGGTGTGTTGGATTTAGCTAATAATGTACTACAGTCTCATAATTTGAGGGGGCAGTTAAATTATAGTAATAACTGGAATAAACACGAGGTCAATATTATTGCTGGCGGTGAACGCAGAGATTCAAAAACTTTGTTTGATCAGAGCCGTGTTTATGGGTATGATGACCTCTTGATGAATTATGGGAATGTAGATTATCTCACTTCTTTTCCAGAGTTTAAAACAGGTACACGAAGCTATATTTCCGATAACAGAAGTCTGGATGAAAACGTAAACCGTTTTGTTTCTGCTTATGCAAATGGTTCGTATACTTATGATGGTAAGTATACAGTATCTATGAGTGCAAGAAGTGATGCTTCGAATTTGTTTGGGTTAAAGGCCAACGATAGGTGGAATCCTTTATGGTCTGCGGGTGCTTCGTGGGAGGTTAGTAAAGAAAATTTTTATCATTTGACATTGCTGCCTTATTTAAGATTGAGGTCGACTTATGGTGTGAGTGGAAATGTAGATCCCTACATGACTGCTGTAACTACCATTGCTTATATGAGAAATTCCAAATACACACCTTCGCCAGCGGCACAGTTTCGCAATTTCTTTAATCCGGATTTGACCTGGGAACGATCGGCAATGTTTAATCTGGCACTGGATTTTAGATTTAAAGGGAACAGATTTTCTGGTAGTATTGAATATTTTAATAAAAGGGGAACAAATCTTTTTGGCAACGAACTAATTGATTATACCGGTGGAATTGGTTCTATAGTACTGAAAAATGCAGCAAGTACAAAAGGAAACGGTATGGATATAGAAGTAAATACTTTAAATATAGTTGCAGGTGATTTTAGCTGGGCCAGTAATCTGAATACCAGTTTTTATAAAGATCAGGTGATCGATTATTATTTACCTGATATGCAGGCTAACAATTTTATCAGATCAATGCCTTCAATATCTGGTATTACTGGTAAACCTGTTTTTGCAATCTATTCTTATAAATCCGCTGGCCTTGATCCTTTAAATGGTAATCCTAGAGGATATGTAAACGGAACTGTTAGTGATGATTATCTATTGCTAACAGGGAATACCGTCAAATTGAAAGACTTGAATTATCATGGTTCTGCTCTACCTGTATTTTATGGATCTCTTGGCAATACTTTTACTTATAAAGGGATTAGTCTCGCTGTGAGGTTTACTTATAAACTGGGATACTATTTCAGGAAATCTTCAATCAATTATGGAAGCCTTATTAGTGAAGGAATAGGGCATGCTGACTATGGGGCACGCTGGCAGAAGCCTGGAGATGAATCGTCCACTAAAATTCCTTCATTAGTTTATCCAAATAATGCTTCAAGGGATGTCTTTTATATGGGTTCTGAAGTGCTTGTAGACAGAGCAGATCATATTCGCTTACAGTTTGTAAATCTTTCTTATGATTTGCATCAGGATAAGATGAAATTTTTGCCTTTTAAAAGTATGTCTATCTATATAAATGCAGCCAACCTGGGCTTGATATGGACAGCCAATAAAGACAATCTTGACCCTGATTACCAGATGCCAAATGTACTTAAACCTTCAAAGACTTTTTCTCTTGGAATCCGTGCTAACTTAAACTAA
- a CDS encoding RagB/SusD family nutrient uptake outer membrane protein, which produces MMNRLYKIITAVLVICCLINLIGCEKFLDEKTSRKLAVPTTLGDFQALLDNVPKINQNSPSAGEISSDNYYLTDEKWESLADENERRKYTWEKDHLFANSFNEWDDIYQAIYFCNTVLSGVDKVKRTGSNATEWDNVKGQALYCRGNNYLDATVIWSEAYDKESAPSDLGLPLRLNTDFNEVSIRSSVQQTYAQIIQDVKGSIALLPLVPLSKFRPSKSAAYGLLARAYLSMRDYENAYKYADSCLSLNSNLLDYNTIDYGGIYPFTVANNTEVIYFRFMSSTDIIYDTTPIIIPEIYDSYALNDLRKQAFFEKNDEDETYYFKGGYGGGISLFCGIATNEIFLIKAECLARMGKASESIDLLNSLVVKRRDKTKVYVPYTAANANEALHLVLKERRKELLMTGLRWMDIKRLNKEGANIMLTRTLHGQTYNLQPNDLRFALPIPEDVIATSGISQNKR; this is translated from the coding sequence ATGATGAATAGATTATATAAAATTATAACAGCTGTTCTGGTAATTTGCTGTTTGATAAACCTGATAGGGTGTGAAAAATTTCTGGATGAAAAAACCAGTAGAAAGCTGGCTGTTCCTACTACGTTAGGAGACTTCCAGGCTTTGCTTGATAATGTACCTAAGATAAACCAAAACTCACCCAGTGCGGGGGAAATAAGCTCAGATAATTACTATCTAACTGATGAAAAATGGGAGTCTCTCGCAGACGAAAATGAACGCAGGAAGTATACCTGGGAAAAAGATCATCTATTCGCTAATAGTTTTAATGAATGGGACGATATTTATCAGGCAATTTATTTTTGTAACACCGTTTTATCAGGCGTAGATAAAGTAAAAAGAACCGGATCAAATGCTACTGAATGGGATAATGTAAAAGGTCAGGCACTTTATTGCAGAGGAAATAATTATCTGGACGCCACAGTGATCTGGAGTGAGGCTTATGATAAGGAAAGTGCACCATCTGATTTGGGTTTGCCATTGCGTTTGAATACAGATTTTAATGAAGTTTCTATAAGATCAAGTGTTCAGCAGACCTATGCACAGATTATTCAGGACGTGAAAGGCTCAATAGCTTTATTGCCTCTGGTGCCACTATCAAAATTCCGGCCTTCAAAATCAGCTGCTTACGGACTGTTAGCCAGAGCATATTTATCAATGCGGGATTATGAAAATGCTTATAAATATGCAGATTCTTGCTTGTCTTTAAATTCTAATCTATTGGATTACAATACGATTGATTATGGAGGGATTTATCCTTTTACAGTAGCGAATAATACGGAGGTGATCTATTTTAGATTTATGAGTTCGACAGATATCATTTATGATACGACGCCTATTATAATTCCTGAAATATATGATTCTTATGCACTAAATGACTTGAGAAAACAGGCGTTTTTTGAGAAGAATGATGAAGATGAGACTTATTATTTTAAGGGTGGTTATGGAGGAGGAATAAGCTTGTTTTGTGGAATTGCTACGAATGAGATTTTTTTGATAAAAGCAGAGTGTCTTGCCAGGATGGGGAAGGCCAGTGAGAGTATTGATTTGCTGAATTCTTTAGTAGTTAAACGTCGGGATAAGACTAAAGTTTATGTCCCTTATACTGCTGCTAATGCTAATGAAGCACTTCATCTTGTTTTAAAAGAACGAAGAAAGGAATTACTGATGACTGGACTAAGATGGATGGATATTAAACGGTTAAATAAAGAGGGAGCGAATATAATGCTGACCAGAACTTTGCATGGACAAACGTATAATCTTCAGCCTAATGATTTAAGATTTGCTTTACCTATTCCAGAAGATGTGATTGCTACATCTGGAATAAGTCAGAATAAAAGATAA
- a CDS encoding MauE/DoxX family redox-associated membrane protein — protein MRKEIILQGIATAIALLFCYAALSKLTDFTRSKSEMLNQVFPGSIAMILVWAIPVLELFVVALLLYKPLRLTGFYASLILLALFTIYIAITMTGVFGRIPCSCGGILKHMSYSLHLIFNIFFLLLALTGIFLERILINK, from the coding sequence ATGAGAAAAGAAATCATATTGCAAGGAATTGCGACTGCAATTGCCCTGTTATTCTGTTATGCGGCTTTAAGCAAGCTGACCGACTTTACCCGGAGTAAATCAGAAATGCTCAACCAGGTATTCCCTGGATCTATTGCAATGATTTTGGTATGGGCTATACCTGTTTTGGAATTGTTTGTCGTAGCACTCTTACTCTATAAGCCATTAAGGTTAACAGGATTTTACGCTTCTCTTATTTTGCTCGCCTTATTTACTATTTATATTGCGATTACGATGACAGGTGTATTCGGCAGAATCCCTTGCAGTTGTGGCGGTATACTCAAACACATGAGTTACAGTTTACATCTGATTTTTAATATCTTTTTCCTTTTACTCGCTCTAACGGGCATCTTTCTGGAAAGAATACTGATCAACAAATAG